One Anaerobacillus alkaliphilus DNA window includes the following coding sequences:
- the nrdR gene encoding transcriptional regulator NrdR: MRCPTCSYNGTRVLDSRPSHEGRSIRRRRECEECNFRFTTFETVEETPLIVVKKNGNREEFSKEKILRGLIRACEKRPVPLQKLEEIVDKVEKDLRNAGFAEVKSEDVGESVMEYLANVDDVAYVRFASVYRQFKDINVFIEELKDLLQKADTK, encoded by the coding sequence ATGCGCTGTCCTACATGTAGTTATAACGGTACTCGAGTACTTGACTCACGCCCAAGTCACGAAGGGCGCTCGATTAGAAGAAGACGAGAGTGTGAAGAGTGTAACTTTCGCTTTACGACTTTTGAAACAGTAGAGGAAACTCCTTTAATCGTTGTAAAGAAAAATGGTAATCGAGAAGAGTTTAGTAAAGAAAAAATCCTCCGTGGCCTTATCCGCGCATGTGAAAAACGTCCAGTACCGTTACAGAAGCTCGAGGAGATAGTTGATAAGGTTGAGAAAGATCTTAGAAACGCCGGTTTTGCTGAAGTTAAAAGTGAGGATGTCGGTGAAAGTGTTATGGAATATCTAGCTAATGTTGATGACGTAGCATATGTTCGCTTTGCATCAGTTTATCGGCAATTTAAAGATATTAATGTATTTATAGAGGAATTAAAAGACCTTTTACAAAAAGCTGATACTAAATAA
- the mqnC gene encoding cyclic dehypoxanthinyl futalosine synthase has protein sequence MTIDRILERAVSGERLTIEDAILLYESNEVEKIGAAANEVMKKWHPEPITTFVIGRNVNYTNFCDTYCRFCAFYRPPGHKDGYVLDDEVILDKIQETVDVNGTEILMQGGTHPDLPLSYYTNLLVKIKQRFPTITMHSFSPAEIWKMVEVSGHSLKEVLLQLKEAGLDSVPGGGAEILDDRTRMKISKKKGSWEQWIECMKMVKTVGMHGTATMVIGFGESYHERALHLQRVRDAQDETNCFLAFIPWTFQPDNTNLKAEKVTPEEYLKNLAISRLFLDNIPNFQSSWVTMGPEIGKKSLSYGCNDFGSTMMEENVVSAAGATHKVNTNLILRLIREAGKVPAQRNTKYHTLRVFKEEEQTDKDFVMQN, from the coding sequence ATGACAATTGACCGTATCCTTGAACGCGCAGTTAGTGGAGAGCGATTAACGATTGAAGACGCTATTCTTTTATACGAGAGCAACGAAGTGGAGAAAATTGGTGCTGCTGCTAATGAAGTTATGAAAAAGTGGCATCCTGAACCAATTACAACGTTTGTTATCGGTAGAAATGTTAATTATACAAATTTTTGTGATACGTACTGTCGCTTTTGTGCTTTTTATCGACCTCCAGGTCATAAGGACGGATATGTATTAGATGATGAAGTAATACTGGATAAAATTCAAGAAACTGTTGATGTTAATGGAACAGAAATTCTCATGCAAGGTGGAACACATCCGGATTTACCTTTAAGCTACTATACAAATTTACTAGTGAAAATTAAGCAACGTTTCCCTACTATTACGATGCATTCTTTCTCTCCTGCTGAGATCTGGAAAATGGTAGAGGTTTCTGGCCATAGTCTAAAGGAAGTTTTACTTCAGCTTAAAGAGGCAGGACTCGATTCTGTACCAGGTGGTGGAGCAGAAATTCTTGACGATCGTACAAGAATGAAGATTAGTAAGAAAAAAGGCTCTTGGGAACAATGGATCGAGTGTATGAAAATGGTGAAGACCGTTGGAATGCACGGTACAGCTACAATGGTAATTGGCTTTGGCGAATCATACCACGAGCGTGCTTTACATCTTCAGCGTGTTCGTGATGCTCAAGACGAAACAAACTGCTTTTTAGCATTTATACCTTGGACATTCCAACCAGATAATACAAATCTTAAAGCTGAAAAAGTAACACCAGAAGAATACTTGAAAAATTTAGCTATTTCTAGATTGTTTCTGGACAACATTCCAAACTTCCAATCTTCTTGGGTTACAATGGGACCAGAAATTGGTAAAAAATCACTTTCATATGGATGTAATGACTTTGGAAGCACAATGATGGAGGAAAATGTTGTTTCAGCTGCAGGAGCAACTCACAAGGTAAATACAAATCTTATCTTACGATTAATTCGAGAAGCGGGGAAAGTACCTGCTCAACGAAATACGAAGTATCACACCCTGCGTGTATTTAAAGAAGAGGAACAAACAGATAAAGATTTTGTGATGCAAAATTAA
- a CDS encoding replication initiation and membrane attachment family protein, whose amino-acid sequence MALHWMHLLPVDRYIVRANSYINETDRKIITLLYQPLIGAVAHSLYFALESELEKDQFTSLETTHKTLMTMMGLPLDKIFEERKKLEGIGLLNVYKQKLDDDVSYLYELQKPFSPQEFFKDDVLSVYLYNRVGKYRYLQLRDRFTISKVSKEEYKDITMSFGDVFTSLHHSEISSQQGELSSSLAIDLNRDIVGNDDSTQSYSILEDTFDFSLLTTHLSNLINPKTLLTEKVKDMIVRLAFVYRIDPYEMSKIIQDSLLHDDKVDLDLMREKVKNWYKFTHESEPPGLGLRTHPQKHRTMTGKQPSNEEEEMIFLYETESPLTLLESKSDGAKVPIADAKIIESLLLDYKLLPGVANVLLDFILEINDMKLTKSYVEKIAAQWARKNIKTVKEAMILAKAEYKKRSQWEQGLSETAATKEVSAKTRQNNNRYVRKDRLPKWLTEEKKETKPGQEDDISKVKEELEAKLKQLKLQRKQEG is encoded by the coding sequence ATGGCGTTACATTGGATGCATTTATTACCTGTTGATCGTTATATAGTTCGAGCGAACTCCTATATAAACGAAACAGACCGAAAAATTATTACCCTTTTATATCAGCCACTAATTGGAGCAGTTGCCCATAGTCTTTATTTCGCTCTTGAGAGCGAGTTAGAAAAAGATCAATTTACAAGTTTAGAGACAACACACAAAACTTTAATGACAATGATGGGTCTCCCTTTAGATAAAATATTCGAGGAACGGAAAAAGCTTGAAGGAATTGGACTTTTAAATGTTTATAAACAAAAGCTAGATGATGATGTCAGCTATTTATACGAACTACAAAAGCCTTTTAGTCCGCAAGAATTTTTTAAAGATGATGTCCTTAGTGTTTATTTATACAATAGGGTTGGAAAATATCGATATCTCCAGCTAAGAGATCGTTTTACGATCAGTAAGGTCAGTAAAGAGGAGTATAAGGACATTACTATGTCATTTGGAGATGTATTTACTTCCTTGCATCACTCTGAAATCTCTTCACAGCAAGGCGAACTTTCATCTTCACTTGCAATTGATTTGAATCGAGATATCGTCGGTAATGACGATAGTACCCAATCTTATTCAATACTTGAAGATACGTTTGACTTTTCATTATTAACTACTCACCTCTCGAATCTGATCAATCCAAAGACATTATTAACCGAAAAAGTAAAGGATATGATTGTCCGTTTGGCATTTGTATACCGAATTGATCCTTATGAGATGAGTAAAATCATTCAAGACTCCCTACTTCATGACGACAAGGTTGATCTAGATCTTATGAGAGAAAAGGTTAAAAATTGGTATAAGTTCACACACGAAAGCGAACCACCAGGATTAGGGTTACGAACACACCCTCAAAAACATCGAACAATGACAGGAAAACAACCATCAAATGAGGAAGAAGAAATGATCTTCCTTTATGAAACTGAATCCCCTTTAACTTTGCTAGAAAGTAAGTCGGATGGTGCAAAAGTTCCGATTGCAGATGCAAAAATTATTGAATCACTATTATTAGATTACAAACTTTTACCTGGAGTGGCGAATGTACTGCTTGACTTTATTCTCGAAATTAATGATATGAAATTAACAAAATCCTATGTAGAAAAAATTGCAGCGCAATGGGCGAGAAAAAATATAAAGACAGTAAAAGAGGCCATGATTTTGGCCAAGGCAGAATATAAAAAACGTAGTCAATGGGAGCAGGGACTTTCAGAGACAGCTGCTACTAAAGAAGTTTCGGCAAAAACACGTCAGAACAATAACCGCTACGTTAGGAAAGATCGCTTGCCAAAGTGGTTAACAGAAGAGAAAAAGGAAACAAAACCAGGTCAAGAGGATGATATCTCCAAAGTGAAAGAAGAGTTAGAGGCAAAACTAAAGCAGTTAAAATTACAACGTAAACAGGAGGGTTAG
- the rpmI gene encoding 50S ribosomal protein L35, whose amino-acid sequence MPKMKTHRGAAKRFKRTGSGKLKRSHAYTSHLFANKSTKAKRKLRKAAIVSSGDYKRIREMLTYKK is encoded by the coding sequence ATGCCTAAAATGAAAACTCACCGTGGTGCTGCAAAACGTTTTAAGAGAACAGGCTCTGGGAAACTTAAGCGTTCGCATGCATACACAAGTCACTTATTTGCAAACAAATCAACAAAAGCAAAACGCAAGCTTCGTAAAGCCGCTATTGTTTCTAGTGGAGACTACAAACGTATTCGTGAAATGTTAACGTACAAAAAATAA
- the rplT gene encoding 50S ribosomal protein L20 — protein sequence MPRVKGGYVARRRRKKVLKLAKGYHGSKHRLFKTAQVQVMKSLLYAYRDRRQKKRDFRKLWITRINAAARINGLSYSRLMHGLKVAGIDVNRKMLADLAINDEKAFAQLAAKAKSSL from the coding sequence ATGCCAAGAGTAAAAGGCGGTTATGTCGCTCGTCGTCGTCGTAAGAAAGTATTAAAGTTAGCAAAAGGTTACCATGGTTCTAAACATAGATTATTTAAAACTGCGCAAGTTCAGGTAATGAAATCATTACTTTATGCTTACCGTGATCGTCGCCAAAAGAAACGTGACTTCCGTAAGCTTTGGATTACTCGTATCAATGCAGCTGCTCGTATTAATGGTCTTTCTTATAGCCGTTTAATGCATGGATTAAAAGTTGCTGGTATTGACGTAAACCGTAAAATGCTTGCTGACTTAGCTATCAATGACGAAAAAGCATTTGCTCAATTAGCAGCAAAAGCAAAATCTAGTCTATAA
- the ytxC gene encoding putative sporulation protein YtxC, translating to MIEIYLQNKLDRYDLLTNFKAGLQAFIKNEEVELSEVSDKLFIKVDDTVDFNETIKPALTKVLKKHVVETKEDAWLLDIIENIFFYENEEEQSHILVMAKSILAGERLDLPNVTKLFSTEKIIEDAFNTFLTRDCNFCYDSFLTFRLRGYLDKLIDCVEMAIDEFRLEQEYQNLLESLRFYLKKRLPRLNCVHLVIDKEIFFYDEFFQPISDEKLETFLDREIVFEKEIPIQEMVISPLVSIAPKEVHLYSNDIDSGVIHSIQNIFQEKVQIYSKSVFEKKNYKMH from the coding sequence TTGATAGAGATTTATTTACAAAATAAGCTCGATCGTTATGATTTACTTACTAATTTTAAGGCTGGGCTTCAGGCCTTTATAAAGAATGAGGAAGTTGAACTTTCGGAAGTAAGCGATAAACTATTTATAAAAGTAGATGACACAGTTGATTTTAATGAAACAATAAAACCAGCTTTAACTAAAGTATTAAAAAAGCATGTGGTTGAAACAAAAGAAGATGCCTGGCTTTTAGATATTATTGAGAATATATTTTTTTACGAAAACGAAGAAGAACAGTCTCATATTTTAGTAATGGCGAAGTCAATTTTAGCAGGTGAAAGATTAGATTTACCAAATGTAACAAAATTGTTTTCTACCGAAAAAATTATTGAGGATGCATTTAATACTTTTTTAACTAGAGATTGTAATTTTTGTTATGATTCATTTCTAACATTTCGTTTAAGAGGCTATTTGGATAAATTAATTGATTGTGTAGAAATGGCTATTGATGAGTTCCGTCTAGAACAAGAATATCAAAACCTTTTAGAGAGCTTACGATTTTATTTAAAAAAACGTCTACCGAGATTAAATTGTGTTCATCTAGTTATTGATAAAGAAATCTTTTTTTATGATGAGTTCTTCCAACCAATTTCTGACGAAAAACTAGAAACCTTTTTAGACCGTGAAATTGTTTTTGAAAAGGAAATTCCAATTCAAGAAATGGTAATCAGTCCATTAGTTAGTATTGCCCCAAAGGAAGTTCATCTGTATAGTAATGATATTGATAGTGGTGTGATACATTCTATTCAGAATATATTTCAAGAAAAAGTTCAAATATATAGTAAAAGTGTGTTCGAAAAGAAGAACTATAAAATGCATTAA
- the infC gene encoding translation initiation factor IF-3: protein MLVNEGIRAREVRLIGPNGDQIGVKTRQEALEMAQNANLDLVMVAPAAKPPVCRIMDFGKFRYEQQKKDKEARKNQKIITTKEVRLSPTIELNDFNTKLRNARKFLEKGDKVKAAIRFRGRAITHSQIGKVVLERLAKECEDIASIESAPKMEGRSMFLILAPKAEK, encoded by the coding sequence ATGTTAGTCAATGAGGGTATTCGTGCCCGAGAAGTTCGTCTTATTGGCCCAAACGGAGATCAGATTGGGGTAAAGACGAGGCAAGAGGCTTTAGAAATGGCTCAAAATGCAAACCTTGACTTAGTTATGGTTGCACCTGCTGCTAAACCGCCAGTATGTCGGATAATGGACTTTGGTAAGTTTAGATATGAACAGCAAAAGAAAGATAAAGAAGCTCGTAAAAATCAAAAGATTATTACAACGAAAGAGGTTCGCTTGAGCCCAACTATTGAGTTGAATGATTTTAACACAAAGCTTCGTAACGCTAGAAAGTTTCTTGAAAAAGGAGATAAAGTAAAAGCGGCGATTCGTTTCCGTGGTCGTGCAATTACTCATTCTCAGATCGGTAAAGTTGTTCTAGAGCGTTTGGCAAAAGAATGTGAAGACATTGCATCGATCGAATCGGCTCCAAAAATGGAAGGCCGAAGCATGTTTTTAATTTTAGCTCCAAAAGCTGAAAAGTAA
- the dnaI gene encoding primosomal protein DnaI translates to MESIQETLQKMKNSTKFLNQFQRLKEEVLTDKAIMNFIQANPDILESEIERNISRLFEFRNERNHCHRCTGLDLCPNMMKGYQPELYLERAQIQLKYNPCQMKLKAEESKRQQKLVKSLYIPKEILAATFDHLDQDNRSRILAIAKAVEFATTATPGTSGKGLYLHGKFGVGKTYIMGAIANELAERNISTMLVYTPDFFRELKSGIHDGSYNEKLDLVKNVPVLILDDLGAETMSSWVRDDILGVILQHRMLEKLPTLYTSNYDFEELEEHLSYSQKGGIEQLKSKRIMERIRHFAEPIFIEGKNRRG, encoded by the coding sequence ATGGAATCTATCCAAGAAACGTTACAAAAAATGAAAAATTCTACTAAATTTTTAAATCAATTCCAACGTTTGAAGGAGGAAGTTCTAACTGATAAAGCAATTATGAACTTTATTCAAGCTAACCCTGATATACTTGAAAGTGAGATTGAGCGGAATATCTCCAGACTATTTGAATTTCGGAATGAGAGAAACCACTGTCATCGATGTACAGGTTTAGACCTGTGCCCGAACATGATGAAAGGATACCAACCAGAATTATATTTAGAGCGAGCCCAAATTCAGCTTAAATATAATCCTTGTCAGATGAAACTAAAAGCTGAAGAAAGCAAACGCCAACAAAAATTAGTGAAAAGCTTATATATACCAAAAGAAATTCTTGCTGCTACCTTTGATCATCTTGACCAAGATAATCGCTCAAGGATTTTAGCCATTGCAAAAGCAGTTGAGTTTGCAACAACGGCAACTCCTGGAACATCAGGAAAGGGTCTCTACTTACATGGTAAGTTTGGAGTAGGCAAAACCTATATCATGGGAGCAATTGCCAATGAACTTGCAGAGAGAAATATCTCAACGATGCTTGTTTATACACCGGATTTTTTCAGAGAATTAAAGTCGGGTATTCATGATGGTTCTTATAACGAAAAACTTGATCTTGTAAAAAATGTACCTGTACTAATTTTGGACGATCTTGGTGCTGAAACAATGTCTAGTTGGGTAAGGGATGATATTTTAGGTGTAATCCTTCAACATAGGATGCTAGAAAAGCTACCAACATTGTATACATCAAACTATGATTTTGAAGAGTTAGAAGAACATCTATCCTATTCACAAAAAGGCGGCATCGAACAATTAAAGTCTAAACGCATCATGGAACGCATCCGTCATTTTGCTGAACCAATTTTCATTGAGGGGAAAAACCGTAGAGGTTAG
- the thrS gene encoding threonine--tRNA ligase produces the protein MEQVKVTFPDGAIREYDQGVTTEDIAASISPGLKKKAVAGKVNGKVVDLLLPITEDAAVEIVTLDSKEGLEVYRHSTAHLMAQALKRLYPDIKLGIGPVIENGFYYDVDMEHVLKPEDLPLIEKEMKKIINENLPISRNVVSREEALRIYEEIGDHLKLELIRELPEGQEISIYEQGEFFDLCRGPHLPSTGKIKALKLMSIAGAYWRGSSDNQMLQRIYGTAFPKQGDLDEYLHFLEEAQKRDHRKLGKELDLFMFSEESPGMPFYLPKGQVVRTELENFSRELQRAAGYDEVRTPFMMNQRLWEQSGHWEHYHENMYFSEVDDTKFAMKPMNCPGHMLIFKNELHSYRDLPIRMAEFGQVHRHELSGALNGMIRVRTFCQDDAHIFVTPKQIESEIKEVFTLVDKIYKTFGFEYSVELSTRPENSMGDDRLWEQAENALRNVLEDLQLPYQLNEGDGAFYGPKIDFHIKDALKRSHQCATIQVDFQMPEKFDLTYVDENNNKVHPVVIHRAIYGSIDRFFGILVEHFAGAFPTWLAPVQVEIIPVSDVHLEYANQVKAKLSEAGVRVHIDTRNEKMGYKIREAQMQKTPYILVLGDKEIEDSAVNVRKYGEQNSEAVGLETFIFNIKEEIATRKNNLV, from the coding sequence ATGGAACAAGTGAAAGTAACTTTCCCTGATGGCGCAATACGAGAGTATGATCAAGGAGTAACGACTGAAGATATTGCAGCTTCGATTAGCCCAGGTCTTAAGAAAAAGGCGGTAGCTGGTAAAGTAAATGGTAAAGTTGTTGATTTATTATTACCGATTACGGAAGATGCGGCAGTAGAAATTGTGACACTAGACTCAAAAGAAGGATTAGAAGTTTATCGTCATAGTACTGCTCACTTAATGGCACAAGCACTGAAACGACTGTATCCAGACATTAAACTAGGAATTGGACCTGTTATTGAAAATGGTTTCTATTATGATGTTGACATGGAGCATGTATTAAAGCCAGAAGACCTACCACTAATTGAAAAAGAAATGAAAAAGATTATTAATGAGAATTTACCGATTAGCCGTAATGTTGTTTCTCGTGAAGAAGCTCTTCGCATTTATGAGGAAATTGGCGATCACCTAAAGCTTGAACTTATTCGTGAGCTTCCAGAAGGACAAGAAATCTCTATTTATGAGCAAGGAGAATTTTTCGATCTTTGTCGTGGACCACATCTTCCGTCTACAGGAAAAATTAAGGCTTTAAAGTTAATGAGTATCGCGGGTGCTTACTGGAGAGGAAGTAGCGATAATCAAATGCTGCAACGTATTTATGGAACAGCATTTCCTAAGCAGGGAGATTTAGATGAATATTTACATTTCCTTGAAGAGGCACAAAAGCGTGACCATCGTAAGCTAGGGAAAGAGCTAGACTTATTCATGTTCTCGGAGGAGTCTCCTGGTATGCCTTTCTATCTACCAAAGGGACAAGTTGTTCGTACAGAACTTGAGAACTTCTCAAGAGAATTACAGCGTGCTGCAGGCTACGATGAGGTACGCACACCATTTATGATGAACCAACGTTTATGGGAGCAATCCGGTCACTGGGAGCATTACCATGAAAATATGTATTTTTCAGAGGTAGATGATACGAAGTTTGCAATGAAACCAATGAACTGCCCAGGGCACATGCTGATCTTCAAGAATGAACTTCATTCTTACCGTGACCTACCAATCCGTATGGCTGAGTTTGGTCAAGTTCACCGTCACGAATTAAGTGGAGCATTAAACGGGATGATTCGTGTACGTACGTTCTGTCAAGACGATGCACATATCTTTGTAACACCAAAGCAAATCGAAAGTGAAATTAAAGAAGTCTTTACACTGGTTGATAAAATTTATAAGACATTCGGTTTCGAGTACTCTGTAGAACTTTCGACTCGTCCAGAAAATTCAATGGGTGACGACCGCCTTTGGGAGCAAGCTGAGAACGCTCTTCGTAATGTGTTAGAAGATTTACAACTACCATATCAATTAAACGAAGGTGATGGCGCATTCTACGGTCCAAAAATCGACTTCCACATTAAGGATGCTCTAAAACGTAGCCACCAATGTGCGACAATTCAAGTTGACTTCCAAATGCCAGAGAAGTTCGACTTAACGTATGTTGATGAAAACAACAACAAAGTTCATCCGGTTGTTATTCACCGTGCAATTTATGGATCTATCGACCGTTTCTTTGGTATTCTAGTTGAACACTTTGCAGGAGCTTTCCCAACATGGCTTGCTCCAGTACAAGTGGAAATCATACCAGTAAGTGATGTTCATCTTGAGTATGCAAACCAAGTGAAAGCTAAACTTTCTGAAGCTGGAGTTCGTGTTCACATTGATACTCGTAATGAAAAAATGGGTTATAAAATCCGTGAAGCACAAATGCAAAAAACTCCTTATATCCTTGTATTAGGTGATAAGGAAATTGAAGACAGTGCTGTAAATGTTCGTAAATATGGCGAACAAAATTCAGAAGCTGTTGGTCTTGAAACATTTATCTTTAACATTAAAGAAGAAATCGCTACTAGAAAAAATAACTTAGTTTAA
- a CDS encoding sensor domain-containing protein translates to MSKDADRIITPTNLVSDLRKELVGLHLNNMEVTAILDELTDLYTVIDRSTIIAITDGSGTILSVNDTFCEISKYAREELIGKNHSILKSGHHTVEFYQNMWRTITSGNVWEGEVKNLAKDGSYYWVKTTIFPLIDDTGEPYKFIAVRTDITEGKLYEDKVRELLKNDFVQVMQSLDNLVFKLKKCCDDDYAFTLIAGKLASELGLSEEEHLHKSVSAILPEETLKKLLVPVEETFLGVTKNFELKFKRKHLFITFSPFYRDGEVKEIVGTISDITELKNSELIVEHMAYHDSLTDLPNRRVLDKDLSNLIGEAKDLSKQVSVLFIDLDHFKRINDTLGHPVGDYVLIMAAHRLQKVNIRKFVDRYTLYHLGGDEFVFVLYDTDEDKTKEVCQFLLNVFESPFLYKQADIHLKISIGVSVYPSGGETPEDLVKNCDIALFAAKDKGRNTYLFYNSEMNETLVNKLNIENDLRKALASQEQLQLFYQPQLDLHTGKIVGYEALIRWFHPERGYIPPLDFIQVAEDCGLIIPLGEWVLREACLQLKKWQDLGFSDIRVSVNIATKHFQHPSFVSDVLNTLKEAELSAKYLELEITENSLLDSTQSTIETLTKINDLGIRIAIDDFGTGYSSLSYLKNFPISTLKIDQTFVYELPTNTGDRAIVSSIVNLAHNLGMRVVAEGVENNDALKYLQQEKCDEMQGYFFSRPLPADKVLEFMEKHTLNI, encoded by the coding sequence ATGAGCAAGGATGCAGATCGAATTATAACACCGACCAATTTAGTCTCTGACCTAAGAAAAGAGCTCGTTGGACTTCATTTAAATAATATGGAAGTAACGGCTATTTTAGACGAATTAACTGACCTATACACAGTAATTGATCGCTCTACTATTATTGCGATAACTGATGGAAGTGGAACGATCTTAAGTGTTAACGATACCTTCTGTGAAATTTCTAAATATGCAAGAGAAGAGCTCATAGGAAAAAATCATTCAATCTTAAAATCCGGACACCATACCGTAGAATTTTATCAAAATATGTGGAGAACGATCACTTCCGGAAATGTTTGGGAAGGTGAAGTGAAAAATTTGGCTAAGGATGGTAGTTATTATTGGGTGAAAACTACCATTTTTCCATTAATAGACGACACAGGTGAGCCTTATAAGTTTATAGCAGTTCGCACTGATATAACAGAAGGTAAGCTCTATGAAGATAAAGTAAGAGAGTTACTAAAAAATGATTTTGTTCAGGTGATGCAAAGTCTTGATAACCTCGTTTTTAAACTAAAAAAATGTTGTGATGATGACTATGCTTTTACTTTAATTGCGGGTAAATTAGCTAGTGAGCTCGGGCTAAGTGAAGAGGAGCATCTTCATAAGTCAGTCTCAGCTATCTTGCCAGAAGAGACATTAAAGAAATTATTGGTACCTGTAGAGGAAACATTTTTAGGTGTCACGAAAAATTTTGAACTTAAGTTTAAAAGAAAACATTTATTTATTACTTTTTCCCCGTTTTATCGAGACGGAGAGGTGAAAGAAATTGTGGGTACGATTAGTGATATTACTGAATTAAAGAATTCAGAACTAATTGTTGAACATATGGCTTATCATGATTCTTTAACAGATTTACCAAACCGAAGAGTACTTGATAAAGATCTTTCCAACCTAATAGGTGAGGCAAAAGATTTAAGTAAACAAGTGTCTGTTTTATTTATTGACCTTGATCATTTCAAACGTATTAACGACACATTGGGACATCCTGTAGGAGATTATGTTTTAATCATGGCTGCTCATCGCTTACAAAAAGTGAATATCCGAAAGTTTGTTGATCGATATACTCTTTATCATTTAGGTGGCGATGAATTCGTCTTTGTTTTATACGATACCGATGAAGACAAAACAAAGGAAGTTTGCCAATTTTTATTAAATGTTTTTGAGAGTCCATTTCTTTATAAACAAGCTGATATTCATTTGAAAATAAGTATTGGGGTCAGTGTTTATCCTTCTGGAGGAGAAACCCCAGAAGATTTAGTGAAGAATTGTGACATTGCGTTATTTGCAGCAAAAGATAAAGGAAGGAATACCTACTTATTTTATAATTCAGAGATGAATGAGACGCTTGTGAATAAGTTGAATATCGAAAACGATTTACGAAAAGCGTTAGCAAGTCAAGAGCAACTGCAGCTTTTTTATCAGCCTCAGCTCGATTTACACACAGGAAAGATTGTTGGTTACGAGGCACTTATTCGCTGGTTTCATCCAGAAAGAGGATATATTCCGCCACTCGATTTTATTCAAGTGGCAGAAGATTGTGGCTTAATTATTCCCTTAGGCGAATGGGTTCTTAGAGAAGCTTGTTTGCAGCTGAAAAAATGGCAAGACCTCGGTTTTTCCGATATAAGGGTAAGTGTAAACATAGCAACAAAACACTTTCAACATCCTAGCTTCGTCTCAGATGTGTTGAATACTCTCAAAGAAGCTGAACTCTCGGCTAAATACTTAGAGCTAGAAATAACTGAAAACAGTCTATTGGATAGTACACAATCAACAATTGAAACTTTAACCAAAATTAATGACTTAGGTATAAGGATTGCTATTGATGATTTTGGGACAGGCTATTCATCGTTAAGTTACTTGAAGAATTTTCCCATCTCTACATTAAAAATTGATCAAACCTTTGTGTATGAATTGCCTACTAATACTGGAGATCGTGCAATCGTTTCTTCGATCGTTAATCTTGCTCACAACTTAGGGATGAGAGTGGTTGCTGAAGGTGTGGAAAATAATGACGCTCTTAAGTATTTACAGCAAGAAAAGTGTGATGAAATGCAAGGGTACTTTTTTAGTCGGCCACTTCCTGCCGACAAGGTTTTAGAATTTATGGAAAAACATACCTTGAATATTTAA
- a CDS encoding DUF1499 domain-containing protein, with the protein MGFKETINKYFSTHTETAESHYDEALKTRYYKAMKDKAFNEVLTLLHKTQGFQVKSNSIDRGEIIVEGKAKKKFFLVATIIMVSPNRTAVDFAVTTETALPLDFGFSASVIKEVYKKIDKHLEYVGSGLGA; encoded by the coding sequence ATGGGATTTAAAGAAACAATTAATAAATACTTTTCTACGCATACAGAAACAGCTGAGTCACATTATGATGAGGCGTTAAAAACAAGATATTATAAAGCAATGAAGGACAAAGCATTTAACGAAGTCCTAACCTTATTGCATAAAACACAAGGATTTCAAGTGAAGTCAAATTCAATTGATCGAGGAGAAATTATTGTTGAGGGGAAAGCAAAAAAGAAATTCTTTTTGGTAGCTACGATTATTATGGTATCCCCAAATAGAACAGCTGTCGACTTTGCTGTAACAACAGAAACAGCACTTCCTTTAGATTTTGGGTTTAGTGCAAGTGTAATTAAAGAAGTCTACAAAAAAATAGACAAGCATTTAGAATATGTAGGATCCGGACTAGGGGCTTAG